One Cydia fagiglandana chromosome 11, ilCydFagi1.1, whole genome shotgun sequence genomic region harbors:
- the LOC134669067 gene encoding uncharacterized protein LOC134669067 → MPARRPTRASNFQPSHPPRHHSAHIGLKSLVFRRRHHRWHWIQATLPIKYGGLGVRLTSSLALPAFLSSAYSTFTLIGGILRTPSTANVSVSCLADAELAWSADHPVEQIPEEKSSQATWDVINIKTQHQLLLQNCHNDYERARLLAVSEKESGHWLHALPSRNLGSTLDPSALRIAVCLRLGLKICEPHACSRCAQPVDALGRHGLHCQMSAGRLYRHATLNDLIRRALCTASLPATLEPLGLSATDGKRPDGCTLVPWSLGRPLAWDATCVDTLAPSHVVGSARKPGTAADQAQTLKRRKYAFLTDQYDFAALAIETLGPWSTDTKQFIKEVSARLIGVSGDHRAGSFLAQRLSLAVQRGNAASILGSIPEAGNLGEIFYI, encoded by the exons ATGCCAGCAAGGAGACCCACTAGGGCCAGCAATTTTCAGCCTAGCCATCCACCCCGTCATCACTCAGCTCACATCGGACTTAAATCTCTGGTATTTAGACGACGGCACCATCGGTGGCA TTGGATCCAAGCTACCCTCCCGATCAAATACGGCGGTCTTGGTGTCCGTTTGACGAGCAGTTTAGCTCTCCCGGCCTTCTTATCGTCTGCCTATAGCACGTTCACCCTCATTGGTGGTATATTACGTACCCCTTCAACCGCTAATGTGTCGGTGTCGTGCCTGGCGGACGCTGAATTGGCTTGGAGTGCAGACCACCCCGTCGAACAGATACCAGAGGAAAAATCTAGTCAAGCCACATGGGACgtcataaatataaaaacacaacacCAACTCCTGCTACAAAACTGCCATAACGACTACGAACGGGCGAGGCTATTAGCCGTTTCCGAAAAGGAATCGGGACATTGGCTGCACGCGCTTCCATCGCGAAACCTCGGCTCCACTCTAGATCCTTCAGCCCTACGCATCGCTGTCTGCCTCCGCCTGGGCCTAAAAATATGCGAGCCCCACGCCTGTAGTCGTTGCGCTCAACCTGTTGATGCTCTAGGTCGGCACGGCTTACACTGCCAAATGAGCGCAGGCCGACTATATAGACACGCCACATTGAACGACCTGATCCGCCGCGCCCTTTGCACCGCCTCTCTACCCGCAACTCTGGAGCCGTTAGGCCTCTCTGCCACAGATGGCAAGAGACCTGACGGCTGCACTCTTGTGCCCTGGAGCCTGGGCCGCCCTTTAGCGTGGGACGCTACCTGTGTCGATACGCTAGCACCGTCCCACGTTGTGGGATCGGCCCGGAAGCCCGGGACTGCCGCGGACCAGGCCCAGACACTAAAGCGCCGCAAATACGCGTTCCTAACGGACCAATACGATTTTGCGGCGCTCGCCATTGAAACACTGGGCCCATGGTCGACCGACACCAAACAGTTCATAAAGGAAGTGTCGGCCAGATTAATAGGCGTCTCGGGCGACCATAGGGCGGGCTCCTTCTTGGCTCAAAGATTAAGTTTGGCGGTTCAAAGGGGCAACGCCGCCAGCATTCTAGGGTCCATTCCAGAAGCGGGCAACTTAGGagagatattttatatttaa
- the LOC134669070 gene encoding protein embryonic gonad-like: MNQQCKVCGEPAAGFHFGAFTCEGCKSFFGRTYNNLSSISECKNNGECVINKKNRTSCKACRLRKCLLVGMSKSGSRYGRRSNWFKIHCLLQEQQQQHIQHMQTNKSPPTFNSSINTSFPPINLLPAAALAEYYKSSEKNQFTEDVTRQSISPSDSGASSADPEDDNSSRSTSGLSIFRPASSPSSEKDVRLHAVRSQTKDVRKRKPSTLPPSPFGATPSFTRTGAYLQPVQNLRSLPTGIPTWQNCNGGDLILHSPAVAGVAIEQDQPIDLSIKSAVLYRSPKNDELSDSEPELSIDMSEDSAKDIMKNPLDLSLVPKRKEEVPLTG, from the coding sequence TCGTTCTTCGGGCGGACGTACAACAACCTGTCTTCGATATCTGAATGCAAGAACAACGGAGAGTGCGTTATAAACAAGAAGAATCGAACGTCGTGCAAGGCCTGCCGGTTAAGAAAATGTCTGTTAGTAGGAATGTCAAAATCTGGATCTAGATACGGCCGGAGATCTAACTGGTTTAAAATCCACTGCTTACTTCAAGAACAGCAGCAACAGCATATCCAGCATATGCAGACGAATAAATCGCCACCAACCTTTAATTCTTCTATCAACACTTCCTTTCCTCCTATAAACCTTCTGCCAGCCGCAGCCTTAGCAGAATATTACAAAAGCTCAGAGAAGAACCAATTCACTGAAGACGTGACTCGGCAAAGCATATCACCGTCAGACTCTGGAGCGTCGTCAGCTGATCCCGAAGACGATAATAGCTCTCGAAGCACTAGTGGCCTAAGTATATTCAGACCTGCCTCCTCGCCCTCCAGTGAAAAAGACGTCAGGCTACATGCTGTTAGGAGCCAAACAAAGGACGTCAGAAAACGGAAACCTTCTACGCTTCCTCCGTCTCCTTTCGGGGCTACTCCTAGCTTTACCAGGACGGGAGCGTACCTACAACCCGTCCAAAATCTTCGATCGTTACCAACCGGTATTCCTACATGGCAGAACTGCAATGGTGGTGACCTGATCCTTCATTCTCCAGCAGTGGCCGGAGTGGCCATAGAACAAGATCAACCGATCGACCTGTCCATTAAGTCGGCTGTTCTATACCGTAGTCCAAAGAACGATGAGTTGAGCGATTCAGAACCGGAGTTGAGTATTGATATGAGTGAGGACAGTGCGAAAGATATTATGAAGAATCCATTAGACTTGTCTTTGGTGCCGAAAAGAAAGGAAGAAGTTCCTTTAACTGGTTAA